GCGGCGCCAGGCTTCGCCGGCGCGGCGGGGTCGTGAGCGGGCGTCGTCGTCGCCGCGGCTGCCGGCGCGCCGCACGCGACGACGAGGCCGAGGACCCACCTTCTCGTCATCGCATCGCCATCGCGTCGTCGAGCGTACACCGCGTTACGCGGCGATCGACGCGAGGACGATCCTCCAGCCGCCGCCGGTGCGACGGAGGACGTACGAGAGCTCGAAGCGCTCGATGACGTTGCCCTTCCCGTCCCTCCATGCGCCGGCGCCTTCGATCGAGACGATCCCCACGCCGAAGCGACGCGCGTCGAGGCGATCGAAGGTCGTCGTCGCGTAGCCGCGCGCGCGGGCGTCCTCCATCACGCGCGCGTACGTCCGCTCGACCTCGGCCGCGGTCGGGAGAGCGAAGTCGCCGCGCGGCGTCAGCATCACCGCGGGCGCGTGGAAGAACGCTGCGACGGCGCAGGCGTCGAGCGAGCGGAACGCCTCGGTGTAGCGTCGAAACGTCGATAGCGCGGCCGCGCGGTCGCTCCACTCCGTCGCCGACGGCACCGTGGTCGATGCTCCTGCTTGCATGGCGTTCCTCTTCCTCTCGACGCAGTCGTGCATCAACCACGCCGCCCGCGCCGACGATCCAAGCGCGCGATCCAGCTGCACCGGAAACGTGCGTAAAAGCCCGCGGAAAGATGGGTGGGACATGTAGGCATACAGGTTGCTGAGCCTCATGAAGATGAGGTTCCTCGCGGCATTGGCACTCGCGGCGGCGACCACCGCGGTCGCGTGTGGCGCACCAGCCGACGACGACGACGCGGACGCGGACGCGACCGCGGAGGCACAAACCACGACCGCGCGCCCCGCAACCGCGGACCCCGACGCGACCGCGCGACCCGCGGACCCCGGCGCGACCGCGCGACCCGCAAGCGCGGACCCTAACGCGACCGCGCGACCCGCGGACCCCGGCGCGACCGCGGC
The sequence above is a segment of the Labilithrix sp. genome. Coding sequences within it:
- a CDS encoding DUF4440 domain-containing protein, encoding MQAGASTTVPSATEWSDRAAALSTFRRYTEAFRSLDACAVAAFFHAPAVMLTPRGDFALPTAAEVERTYARVMEDARARGYATTTFDRLDARRFGVGIVSIEGAGAWRDGKGNVIERFELSYVLRRTGGGWRIVLASIAA